agggattctaggagcaagtgcatcaggatctgATGGGAAAACCTGAAGAGACAACCacaccaaactagtgggaactcatgcaagttggatcaatggctgtggagcctgcatgggactggactaggcctctgcaaagtgagacaattgtgtagcttgatctgcttggagaCCGCgctggtggtagaatcagaatcaaTTCCTGGtgtatgagtgggctttttggagcccactatctatgatgggacaccttgtgcagccttgaggcaggggaagggcttggacttgcctctactggatgtgcctccccctgggaggccttgccttctcaTTGAGGGTAGTGGGCAGGTggtttgggaggaggaggctggggggtgggaggagaaaagagggggatctttggttggtgtgtaaaatgaatgaaaagattttcttaataaaaaaaagaaatcttggaaTCAAGGGACAGCAAGATTTAATGGACAAGGAAAATGACATTTTGAGTACAAAGATATTTGAatacataatatttataatagttaAAAATTGGAAGCATGCaagtacatttaaaatatgttctcTATATTGTAGAATATCAGATAACTATTAAAAGCACAGCCATGAGTatgtagataataaaaatgtttatagaataaaaaattgatgacaaaaattaaagaataaaataaaataaaacttcaagtagagctgggcctggtggtgcacaccattaatctcatcattcaggaggcagaggcaggcagatctctatgagttggagacCCTCACGGTCTACATCAGTGGtattgtgggaattcattccattCAACCAATGGCTTTTAGGGTATTTGACTCTGTGGGCATGGTATTGTCTGAGTATGTGATCGCTTAAGGAGAGAGAGGGGTTGATTTCTCttggggagaggagacaggatcaggcagaggacagaggctTGCAGTTGGTCTCCACCAACCTTGAGGAGAATGGAAGCTGGATCAGCAGTGGGTCTGTAGCACGTCTACACTGCTTTGAATTAGTGAGTCTGTTTCCCCATCGCACcctttaataaatttatatatttatgtttatatatacatatgtatatatgtatatatacacacaaaaattgtCAAGTAAAAgttaaagaacaagaaaaggacaTAAACgaagaaagatggaggaaaaaaagaaagaatgaagcgAGTGGGAAGAtaaagaagaagacaaagaagctgaagagggaaaatgaaggagaaggaggtataaaggaggaagagaatatcttttaaaaagtcaaactaTAGTGTGGCAATTAATTTTGGAAGCTCTTCAGGAAAGTTACCTGCATTATTTTTGGAATCTCTTCAGGAAAGTAACCTACTGTCATACATCATACTTTAATTCTGAGAGTCTGGTTTTCACTAATCTGTTTCCTTGTCTTATACAAACAAAGCATAGGCTTCCTTGACTCTGTTTCCTGTTCTCTCATGTTGTCTGGTACAATGCCATGCTGCTCCTATGACTTGGCGTTCTTACTTCCTGCATGACACTAAGGTGGCTGCCCAAGAAATAAATAGAGGAGTGCTGAGCTCTCAACTCCAGAAAGTTCCCTGATCTCCATCTCGTATCAAAGACCAACCCACAAGGGCTGCCTCAACATGAAGCTGGCAGTGGTCTTCATACTGGCCGCCATCCCCATTTGCTGCTATGCCAGTGGTGAGTTGTGGGAAGGGTGGGCTGCTTTTGGACCACACATTGTTTCTGGTCTACAGGAAGAAGTCCTAGTGCCTGAGCCCCAGCGCGTGTCCACAGTGGTACAAAGTGTCTGATGCAATAGCCCTAAAACTCAACACTAATTCAGACGATCAAAGAGGTACCACTGATGTGGGTTTGGTCCCCGTGCTGGAGCCGCATGTGATGTATCATTACCATGCAGGACGGCCCATGGTGATAACAGTTCTCCTGAGATCCACGGCAGGTCTTGGACTTGGATATGAGATATTTTACAGGAAATGGGGAGGATATAAATGACACTGGGCCTAAGTGGGTTTCCTGAAATTGTACTCATGAATCTCTTTAACTGTGGAAGGAGTTACTTTTCAAATTGTACCATGTGACCTAGGAGTAAACAGTTTGTGAGCCACAAAACAGACTTGTGAAAGGCTGTGCTGACCCCTTTATGTCGGGCCATTTACTTCCTAGTCTTGCTGGTGGGGAGGACAGTTCATATCCCCCGAGTCCACTTGAAGTAACGACCAAAGTAAAGTTTTGTCCCTGAGAATGTAGTCAGTACAAACATGTCACACGTGTAATAGGCTTTGTataatttgcattgtttatgttCTACTTCACTTATCTGAGAGGTTGGTGCAACATGACAAGAAAGTGGAGTTCTCAGTTAACTTGATAGTAAAATCAGGGTTACCTTAGGCTTAGGGTAAAACTAGTTCATTTGAACCTACTTCCtgactctctctcttccactggtTGACCAAATGACATCACTTCAAGTGCaagcatttatattttatgatacTTTTTGAGCAGACGATAGAGTTAATGGTGCCAATGGATAATATTCTGGATGCAAtatttataaacttttaaaatacttcaCGGGGTTCACAAAATAGCACTTCGTGAGATAGATCATGgctagaaaacagaaagacaactGTTCACTGTGTCCCATCAGAATAAAACTTCTCATTTCTTGCGTGTCATCGCTGGCAAAGGTTGTGTGGAGTTTGACTTCCCTTGTTGGCGTGTTAGGGGCAAGTTTTCAGGACCTAAAGGGATCTTGCAGTCTGCATCCATTTTCTGCATGGGGTCACTTCAAGTACTGGAGTTTCTGTTTAAGTGGCTTTGGCATGCAGATGGTCGAGTTAACAGCAAAGTGGataatatgtgatatatattatGTGATATACATTGTGTGTGATCATTAGAGGACGTTTGAACATATCCCACGATGTTCTCGAAATAGTGAAAAAAGGCGGCAGGCGTTGACGAGACCGAGCCCCAAACGCTGCCCTTGCCCAGCACGTCGGCCTGCTGTCTCCTCAGCGTCCTTGTCAGTGAAGGCTGTGTGGGGTTCGGCTTCTTTGTGCTGGTGCTGGGGTGTCAGGGGCAGTTGGCGGTTTCTAAGTGGAATCTCACAGCCTGCGTTTTCTGTCCCAGATTTGGCAACGCCCCACGACCTTTGCTAATCTGTGTTTCCACTTGTACTCGAGAACGTGATTATCATGAGAGGTGACCCCTAATGAGTTCAAACCTCCAGCCATGAATGCCGTGTCTTTCCAGGTTCTTCTGGCTGCAGCATGTTGGATAATATTATTGAAAGTACAATTGACCCAGCTGTTTCTGTGGAGGATTATCATGCCACCATAGATGAAGCTACAACTCTTCCCTACCATAAAGGGGCTGTGACCAAGTTCAAACAGTGTTTCCTGGACCAGAGTAACGAGACTCTGCAAAATGTGCAAGTGATGGTGGTAATTATtgatttcccctttttttgtattatataactatataactatatatatatatatatatatatatatatatatatatatatttcgaCTAAAGAGGAAAAACCAGGTTCCAACTTTGTGACTAAAAGGTCAAAGCAAAACCTATCTATGTACTATTTTTGAATGATATAGTATGATTtagtggtgatattttgttagAGAAAGCCATTGAAAGACACAGTTGATATTCCATCTTATTTTGaagactttaaaataatgaaagaaaaacaaaaatgaaggagcTCACCCAGAGATCACTCTCTTATCCATTACTTCCAAGTCACACAAATACAGgtgcaggcacatacacacacacacgcacacatacacacacacacacacacacacacacacacacacacatgcacacatacataagcacaccatgacacagagaaacacctCAAATTTTTAGTCAGAGAAAAATACACTTGATTCTCAGGAAGTCCTGCTTTGTGTTGGTGATCATGGACCCTTTCATTTGCAGCAATAAAGAACAAGTGGAGAAGACCAGAGTTTTAAGAACATCATGACTAATGgtcccttaaaaacaaacaaaaaagcaaacaaacaaaaaccaagtcacccaggtggtggtggtgcaggcctttaatcccagcactcaggaggcggtggcaggaggatctctgtgagttcaaggccagcctggtctacagaacaagttctaggacaggctccaaagctacagagaaaccctgtctcaaacaaccaaaaagaagaaaaacaacaataataacaagtCAATGGAATAATTTATAATCTTTTCAAGTATAAACATATAGCTCCAAAAATTTATCTAAAGTGTCCCATGTTCCCTTTTAAGCATCCCACATGTGCCAAATCTTAGGAATATGCCCAGTTTTAACTAAAACCACAGTAATACATGGGCCCTAACAGTACTCTTATGGGCTTTCTACTTGGTTCTAATATACCCAGTTTTTTTAGATCATTGAGGAATTTTTCAAAGTCACCCACTTTCTCTTAAGCAAGGATTCAATTGTGCAAGTGTTGAGAGAATACTAGCAGAGCAGTTCAAATTAAGGGTCATCAAACACCTTCAACCACAGGCACCTCTAGCTTCAGAATGGATAGAGTGAGTTCCCATGGCAACAGCTCAGGGAATTTGGAAATCCGAGGGGAGAGGTAATCAAGGGGGAGTCTTAGGAGAAAGATCCCAAAACTGTTGGTTTCATGACTCCTTGTCTCTTAAACATGTACCTAGCCAGATTTTTCTCCTGGACCTTTCTGAAATATTGAATAGTaattgaaaatattgaaaaataataatggggaaaaaaacaagaaaatctttttcttttcaatattggGCTTTAAAGTAAAAGTTCAAAATTTGAGTcacttcatttgtttttcagGAAGCAATATACAACAGTGAAGATTGCCCAGAGGAGGCCTGAACGGCCTTGAGATCTTTGGCTCACAGGACTGATGGTCACAGGCCAGCAGCTGATATCACAAATCAtaagttttctttcttgattttatcTTTCTACCTATAAAGTGCAAGACAATTGTTGGAACCTCAAAGGCATTTCTTTCTACTTCATTAAATTAATTGCAAATACCAATTCTCCTTTTTGTGATCTTTTAAAACTGGGGTGCTGAAGAGGCCTGCTACCCTCTACTCTAGGACACACACCCTCAGCTGCCTCCCACACAACCTTCCTTGCCAGGCCTGAGTCCCCTCTCTGGAGAAGGGCTCTGTTTAGCATCCTTGGGATTATACTGCTGTGGGCTCTGAGACTGGGCTGTGCGCTCAGCCCTGCTGCCTCTAGGGCTTTGTGTCTACAAGAATTAGAAAATAAAGTTGGTTCCACATGTGGCACGAAATCAATAGAGCTCGGCATGTAAACAGGTTCAGGGAAAGCAATCATAGGATCATCTCATATGAGGAGAAGGGCTTTGACAAACTACAAagggtttttttggttggttggttggttggttggttggttggttggttggttggttggtgggtgggttggttggttttcatttttttgggggggttgttttgtttataaGATACTTTCCTTAATGTCAAAACATCCTGCTGAAGATAGGAATCAAAGGAAATGGCAAACATAATGTTTCTTAGGTCAAACTTAAtttacaaaaaacaacaacaacagaatctGACACAAGAAAATTAAAGTGTTTCCTTTAAtaataaggaaagagagaagtgtgTCTATGTGCTGAGAGCTTTTCCATGGGGTGCCTGTGGTGACAGAGTCtaagaaatgtctcccacaggcttgtgcatttgaacacttggtccccagtttgtggAGATGTTTGTGAAGGCTATGGAAACTTAAACACAGTGGTGCTCCAGCTTCCTAAGgcggtgaccctttaatacagttcctcatgtgtggtgatccacaaccataaaattattttcattactatttcatatctatgattttgctactgtgatgagttgtaatgtaaatatctggtattcaGGGTATCTGATGTGTGATCCCAGTGAGTGGGGTTgggacccagaggttgagaatcactgccttagACGGTGATGCATTGCTGGGAGAAAGGCATCCTTCCCAGAGGCTTTAAAGCTTGGTCCCACATCATGTTTCCCTTCTCtgctccatatgtgtgtgtgaacatgtgcccagtcagcttcctgtccctgctccatGTGTGTGGATGAACATGTGCCCAGTCagcttcctgtccctgctccatGTGTGTGGATGAACATGTTCCTGTCCCTGATCCATGTGTGTGGATGAACTTGTTCCTGTCCCTGCTCCATGCGTGTGGATAACATGTTCCTGCTCCATGTGTGTGGATGAACATGTTCCTGTCCCTGATCCATGCTTGTGGATGAACATGTTCCTGTCCCTGATGCATGCGTGTGGATGAACATGTTCCTGTCCATGATCCATGCTTGTGGATGAACATGTTCCTGTCCCTGATCCATGCGTGTGGATGAACATGTTCCTGTCCCTGATCCATGCGTGTGGATGAACATGTTCCTGTCCCTGCTCCATGTGTGTGGCTTAACATGTTCCTGTTCCTGCTCCATGCGTGTGGATGAACATGTTCCTGTCCCTGCTCCATGTGTGTGGATTAACATGTTCCTGTCCCTGCCCCATGCGTGTGGATGAACATGTGCCCAGTCAGCTTCCTATCCCTGCTGCTGTGTCGTCCTTGCCTGTTACCATCTTTCCCCTGCTGTGATGACTCTGACACTCTGAACTTTAAACAAGAATAAACCCCTTCTTCCCTAACTTGTTTCTTGTCAGAGAACTTGATCACAGCAACCAAAAACTAAGTACTAGAGTTGCCTGAATTTTCAGTTAAGAAAAACAGCATAAAAAGAAATATGCTACAAATAACACAGGAAGAAATCAAGTTATCCCTGTCTGAAGATGATAATTAAAACAGACTCTACTAGAAAACTCTTAGATCAAAGACACTCTATTTGAAAAGTATTAGAATGTGAgacagaacatttaaaaaaaaaaagcagcatctCCATACACCCGTAAGGAACACACTGAGAGGGAATTTAAGAATGCAGTGCCATTCAAAATAAATACCTACAAATGTGCCTGTCCTATATTCATTTCTAGttgtgtgataaaatatcctgaccaaaaaaaaaaaaaaaaaacctaaaggagaaaaagtttattttactCACATTTCCGAGAAATAACCCATAACTGTGGTGTAGTCACAGTTACAGGAGCTTGGAGCAGTTAGTTACACCAcaccatagtcaagagcagaaagtaaCAAAGGCACACCCTCTCACTGCTCATCTGCTTGTACTCAGGCTGATTTCTCACTCATACAGGTCAGGGCTCCCTGCCGAAGAAAGGGGGCTGCCTATAGTGTATGGGACTTCCCACATCTATTCACCTAATTAAGACAGcctcccacagacatgcacacaggacaACCCCAATGAAGACAACACCTCACTGAAACTATCTCTAGGTGAGTGTAGACTGTGTCAATGCGACAGTCAGCTAAACAAAGAGGTGTAAGACTCCCATAATGAAACCTTCACAACCCTGAGGGAAGAAAATGGATAAGACATTAGAAGTTAGGCAAAACACCTATTCTCTTGAATCAGcaaaataaatattgttaaaatatacatattattaaAAAGGGCTACACATTCAATGAAATTACTGTTAAGACTCCATAAAGTAATctttaaggaaatagaaaaaacaaacaaacccaaatgtGAATGGAAACGTAAAAGCCCCTGGTTATCCTAATCAACCCATAGCAAAAAGAACAGTGCTAAAGGTGTCGTGATGTCGTCTTATTTCCAACTGAACTTCTGAGCTTTGGTGGGCACTGAAACCAGCATGGCACTGGTATGAAAAGAGATCTAAGAAATGGAATATATTAGAAgaataatcccacaccaacatacaccaaagaggacaacacaacacaaccacaaaaaataacaggaattaacaatcactggtcattaatatccatcaatatgaATGGTcttaactcacctataaaaagacacaagctaacagaatggataagaaaacaggacccatccatctgctgcttataagaaacacaccttaacttcaaagacagacactacctccgagtaaagggctgggaaaaggcttcccaagcaaatggacctaagaaagaagctggtgtagctatcctaatatctaataaaatagacttcaaactaaaagcaATCAAAGAGAtgaggatggacattacatattcatcacaggaaaaatccaccaagatgaagtctcaattctaaacatttatgctccaaatacaaaagcacccacattcataaaagaaacactactaaagcttaaaatgcacatcaaaccccacacgtTAGTAGTggaagattttaacacaccactctcaccaaaagatctaccagactgaaactgaacaaagaaataaaggacctaacagatgttatgactcaaatggacctaatagatatctacagaatattccatcctaacacaaaagaatataccttcttctcagcaccccatagaaccttctcaaaaattgaccacatgcttggacacaaaacacatctcaacagatacaaaaaaattggaataacctcctgtatcttatcagaccaccatgccttaaagttagacttcaacaacaacacaaattatagaaagcctacaagctcatggaaactgaataatgcccacctgaaacatcaatgggtcaaggaagaaataaagaaagaaattaaagattccctagacttcaaatgaaaatgaaagtacaacatacccaaacttatgggacactatgaaagcagtgctaagaggaataTTCATAgttctaaatgcacacataaagaagatggaacaatcccataccaatgaattaacagcacaactgaaagctctagaacaaaaagaaacaaactcacccaggagaaatagatgccaggaaataatcaaattgagggctgaaataaacaaaatagaaaccaagagaacaatacaaaaaatcaatgaaacaaagagttggttctttgaaaaaaaaatcatcaagatagacaaacccctagccaaattaccaaaagacaaagagagagcacccaaatcaacaaaattagaaatgaaaagggagacataacaacaatgaggaaatccagagaatcatcagatcatacttcaaaaacctgtaatacacaaaaaatggaaaaccagaaagaaatggacaattttctagacaaataccacataccaaaattaaatcaagactagataaaaCATCTAAATAGACCAATATCCCCTAAAGacatagaaatagtcattaaaagtctcccatccaaaaaaagcccaggaccagatggtttcagtgcagaattctaccagacttccaaagaagaactaataccaatactcttcaaattgttccacacaatagaaacagaaggaacactatcaaactctttttatgaggctacaattacactgatacccaaaccacacaaagatgcaacaaagaaagagaactacagaccaatctccctcatgaacattgatgcaaaaatactcaacaaaatattggcataccgaatccaagaatacatcaaacaaattatccatcatgaccaaggaggattcatcccagggatgcaaggatggctcaacataCAAAATCTgacaatgtaatacaccatataaacaaactgagagaaaaaaccacatgatcatctcattagatactgaaaatgcctttgacaaaatccaacaccccttcatgataaaggtcttagagagatccggaatacaaggaacattcctaaacataataaacacaatttacagcaagttaacagctgaaagacatttaaacggagagaaactcaaagcgataccattaaattcaggaacaagacaaggctgtccactctccccatatttattcaatatagtactagaaattctagctagagcaataagacaacaaaagtagATCAAAGGGacataaattggaaaggaagaagtcaaactttcacaatttgcagatgatatgatagtatacataagtgacaccaaaaactctaccagggaactcctacagctgataaactccttcagtaaagtggcaggatacaagatcaactcaaaaaaatcagtagccctccaatacacaaatgataaaagggctgagaaagaagtcagagaaacatcactttttacaatagccacaaataatataaaataccttgggataacactaactaaacaagtgaaggacctttttgataagaactttaaatctctaaagaaataaattgaagaagatatcagaaaatggaaggatcccccatgctcatggataggtaagattaatatagtaaaaatagcaatcttaccaaaaacaatctacagattcaatgaatccccatcaaaaccccaacacaattctttacagacttggaaagaaaaatactcaacttcatatggaataacaaaagacccaggatagctaaaagaatcctatatgataaagcaacctttggaggcatcaccatccctgacctcaaactctactatagagctatagtaataaaaacagcttggtactggtataaaaaccgacacaCAGACAAATGGAATCGAcgtgaagaccttgacattaatccatgcacatatgaatacCTAGTTTTtgtcaaagaagccaaaactatacaatggaaaaaagaaagtatcttcaacaaatggtgctggcataactggatgtcaatatgtaaatgattacaaatagatccatatctgtcaccaggCACAAAAcgcaagtccaagtggatcaaggacctcaacataaatccagttacactaaacataatagaaaagaaagtaggaagtactcttgaatgcctTGGAACCGGAGATCATttgctaaatataacaccaacagtacagaccctgagcacaacaattaataaatgggacctcttgaaattgagaagcttttgcagggtgaaagacacgatcaataagacaaaaagacagccaacagaatgggaaaagaccttcaccaaccccacatcgaACAGAGGATtcatctccacagtatataaagaactcaagaaattagacatcaaaatactaaacaatccaattaaaaac
The nucleotide sequence above comes from Peromyscus maniculatus bairdii isolate BWxNUB_F1_BW_parent chromosome 1, HU_Pman_BW_mat_3.1, whole genome shotgun sequence. Encoded proteins:
- the LOC143272418 gene encoding secretoglobin family 2A member 2-like; this translates as MKLAVVFILAAIPICCYASGSSGCSMLDNIIESTIDPAVSVEDYHATIDEATTLPYHKGAVTKFKQCFLDQSNETLQNVQVMVEAIYNSEDCPEEA